In the genome of Populus alba chromosome 11, ASM523922v2, whole genome shotgun sequence, one region contains:
- the LOC118031429 gene encoding uncharacterized protein produces the protein MKGEIEGNGAIQIPPTRVGHIKKRVLKNKGVSVSFNEKDLRDYVTGFHKRKKKRRKEAIKQQEVKLRLKRIAARKQRKLEKELVLNGGAPPAADESDKYGEDDEEVEPIASISGTTKYDNGDMQVTVTTSEISREDEDGHSEKTQVTVPRLNEADKSHKLSS, from the exons ATGAAAGGTGAAATCGAGGGCAATGGAGCAATACAGATACCGCCAACTCGAGTTGGGCACATAAAGAAACGAGTTCTTAAGAACAAAGGTGTGTCTGTCTCTTTCAACGAGAAAGATCTCAG gGATTATGTTACTGGGTTTcataagaggaagaagaagaggagaaaggAAGCAATTAAGCAACAAGAGGTGAAGTTAAGGCTCAAGCGTATCGCGGCACGCAAACAG AGGAAACTGGAAAAAGAACTCGTTTTAAATGGAGGAGCTCCACCAGCTGCTGATGAAAGCGATAAGTAtggagaagatgatgaagaagttGAGCCAATTGCATCAATAAGCG GGACAACAAAGTACGACAATGGGGACATGCAAGTTACTGTGACCACTAGCGAGATTTCGCGAGAAGATGAGGATGGCCATAGTGAAAAGACACAAGTGACAGTGCCAAGGTTGAATGAAGCTGATAAATCGCACAAGTTATCGTCGTGA